From the Burkholderia glumae LMG 2196 = ATCC 33617 genome, one window contains:
- a CDS encoding ABC transporter substrate-binding protein, whose product MNLQPRFRRGLAALAVAALTGLSASAALAGTLSVNIAYKGASQRAVWTQVVDQFKQSHPGTDVKLAFVDEEAYKVQLPNWLTTAPPDIINWHDGERMAYYAKRGLFEDLSADWQKNHWDTMYASTKEASSYQGKPYAAPTVYYAWGMFYRKNLFKKVGITAEPTTWAEFLDDCKKLKAAGITPIAVGGRDAWTLAGWFDYLDLRLNGNAFHQQLMAGQIPYTDARVKKVYTTWKQLIDAGYFIDNALSYDLDAAQPFLFQDKAAMMLMGTFITGGFTPAVRQDMGFFRFPVIDANVPIAEDGPVESLHIPAKAKNKADAHAFLAFVETPAIGAQLAKGLGSLSANSRSPEPDDAISRIAFHLLADTKGGIAQFYDRDMTKEMADEGMKGMQQFLADPGKLDAVLAQLEAARQRIYRK is encoded by the coding sequence ATGAACCTTCAACCCCGCTTCCGGCGCGGCCTCGCCGCGCTCGCCGTGGCCGCGCTGACCGGCCTGTCGGCGTCGGCCGCGCTGGCCGGCACGCTGAGCGTCAACATCGCGTACAAGGGCGCGAGCCAGCGTGCGGTGTGGACCCAGGTGGTGGACCAGTTCAAGCAATCGCACCCCGGCACCGACGTCAAGCTCGCGTTCGTCGACGAGGAAGCCTACAAGGTGCAGTTGCCGAACTGGCTGACCACGGCGCCGCCCGACATCATCAACTGGCACGACGGCGAGCGCATGGCCTACTACGCCAAGCGCGGGCTGTTCGAGGACCTGTCCGCCGACTGGCAGAAGAACCACTGGGACACGATGTACGCCTCGACGAAGGAGGCCTCGTCGTACCAGGGCAAGCCCTATGCGGCGCCCACCGTCTACTACGCGTGGGGGATGTTCTATCGCAAGAACCTGTTCAAGAAGGTCGGCATCACCGCCGAGCCGACCACCTGGGCCGAGTTCCTCGACGACTGCAAGAAGCTCAAGGCCGCCGGCATCACGCCGATCGCGGTGGGCGGCCGCGATGCGTGGACCCTGGCCGGCTGGTTCGACTACCTGGACCTGCGCCTGAACGGCAACGCGTTCCACCAGCAGCTGATGGCCGGCCAGATCCCCTACACCGACGCGCGCGTGAAGAAGGTCTACACCACCTGGAAGCAGCTGATCGACGCGGGCTACTTCATCGACAACGCGCTGTCCTACGATCTCGACGCGGCGCAGCCGTTCCTGTTCCAGGACAAGGCCGCGATGATGCTGATGGGCACCTTCATCACCGGCGGCTTCACGCCGGCGGTGCGGCAGGACATGGGCTTCTTCCGCTTCCCGGTGATCGACGCGAACGTGCCGATCGCCGAGGACGGCCCGGTGGAATCGCTGCACATCCCCGCCAAGGCCAAGAACAAGGCGGACGCGCATGCGTTCCTCGCGTTCGTCGAGACGCCGGCCATCGGCGCGCAGCTGGCCAAGGGGCTCGGCTCGCTGTCGGCCAACAGCCGCTCGCCGGAGCCCGACGACGCGATCTCGAGGATTGCCTTCCACCTGCTGGCCGACACCAAGGGCGGCATCGCGCAGTTCTACGATCGCGACATGACCAAGGAAATGGCCGACGAGGGCATGAAGGGCATGCAGCAGTTCCTCGCCGATCCGGGCAAGCTCGACGCGGTGCTCGCGCAGCTCGAGGCCGCGCGCCAGCGCATCTACCGGAAGTGA
- a CDS encoding carbohydrate ABC transporter permease: MVLSSPPAAAAAQRNEPGGEPAGAGRAAPPRPRAHAPRPRRRASPTERRQRLAAALFLAPACLMFALYVVWPVVSTIRLSFYHWDGMSEPDFIGLANYAELIHSDTFYTALKNNLIWLLLFLLAPPLGLAIALYLNQAVAGMRVVKSLFFAPFVLSGVVVGLIYSWFYDPTFGLLKLLIGQGIPVLGDPRYATPGIIFAALWPQTAYCMILYLTGLTTLNAEQIEAARMEGARGWTLLWHVILPQLRPTTFMAVVVTVIGALRSFDLISVMTSGGPFDSSTVLAYYMYDQAIKYFRFGYSSAIAVVLFAIMMLYIVYHLRHLLRSEH; encoded by the coding sequence ATCGTGCTTTCCTCGCCGCCGGCTGCGGCCGCCGCGCAGCGCAACGAGCCGGGCGGCGAGCCCGCCGGCGCGGGCCGCGCCGCGCCGCCGCGCCCCCGGGCGCACGCGCCGCGGCCGCGCCGGCGCGCCTCGCCCACCGAGCGCCGCCAGCGGCTCGCCGCGGCGCTGTTCCTCGCGCCGGCCTGCCTGATGTTCGCGCTCTACGTGGTGTGGCCGGTGGTGTCCACCATCCGGCTGTCGTTCTACCACTGGGACGGCATGAGCGAGCCCGACTTCATCGGCCTGGCCAACTACGCCGAGCTGATCCACAGCGACACGTTCTATACCGCGCTGAAGAACAACCTGATCTGGCTGCTGCTGTTCCTGCTCGCGCCGCCGCTGGGCCTCGCGATCGCGCTGTACCTGAACCAGGCGGTGGCCGGCATGCGCGTGGTGAAGTCGCTGTTCTTCGCGCCGTTCGTGCTGTCGGGCGTGGTGGTCGGGCTGATCTATTCGTGGTTCTACGATCCGACCTTCGGCCTGCTCAAGCTGCTGATCGGCCAGGGCATCCCGGTGCTCGGCGATCCCCGCTACGCCACGCCCGGCATCATCTTCGCCGCGCTGTGGCCGCAGACGGCCTACTGCATGATCCTCTACCTGACCGGCCTGACCACGCTGAACGCCGAGCAGATCGAGGCCGCCCGCATGGAGGGCGCGCGCGGCTGGACGCTGCTCTGGCACGTGATCCTGCCGCAGTTGCGGCCCACCACGTTCATGGCGGTGGTGGTGACGGTGATCGGCGCGCTGCGCAGCTTCGACCTGATCTCGGTGATGACCTCGGGCGGCCCGTTCGACAGCTCCACCGTGCTCGCGTACTACATGTACGACCAGGCGATCAAGTACTTCCGCTTCGGCTATTCGTCGGCGATCGCGGTGGTGCTGTTCGCGATCATGATGCTCTACATCGTCTACCACCTGCGCCATCTGCTGCGCAGCGAACACTGA
- a CDS encoding carbohydrate ABC transporter permease, translating into MFPMPIDRWKPVSRRLYKLTLPLALLLWLLPLIAVLITSVRSTEELNAGDYWGWPQHFALVENYREALSASPMLHYLWNSVLITLPSVAGSIVLAALAGFALAVYRFPGNAALFGTFVAGNFVPIQVLMIPVRDLTLKLGLYNSVSGLILFHLSFQTGFCALFLRNFIKQLPFELIEAARIEGAGEWTVFWRIVVPLIRPALAALAILVFTFVWNDYFWALCLTQGDDAAPITVGVAALKGQWTTSWNLVSAGSILAALPSVATFFLMQKHFVAGLTFGATKG; encoded by the coding sequence ATGTTTCCGATGCCGATCGACCGCTGGAAGCCCGTCTCGCGCAGGCTCTACAAGCTCACGCTGCCGCTCGCGCTGCTGCTGTGGCTGCTGCCGCTCATCGCCGTGCTGATTACCTCGGTGCGCTCCACCGAGGAACTGAACGCCGGCGACTACTGGGGCTGGCCGCAGCATTTCGCGCTGGTCGAGAACTACCGCGAGGCACTGAGCGCCTCGCCGATGCTGCACTATCTCTGGAACAGCGTGCTGATCACGCTGCCGTCGGTGGCCGGCTCGATCGTGCTGGCGGCGCTGGCGGGCTTCGCGCTCGCCGTCTACCGGTTCCCCGGCAACGCGGCGCTGTTCGGCACCTTCGTGGCCGGCAACTTCGTGCCGATCCAGGTGCTGATGATCCCGGTGCGCGACCTCACGCTGAAGCTCGGCCTCTACAACAGCGTGAGCGGGCTGATCCTGTTCCATCTGTCGTTCCAGACCGGCTTCTGCGCGCTGTTCCTGCGCAACTTCATCAAGCAGCTGCCGTTCGAGCTGATCGAGGCCGCGCGCATCGAGGGCGCGGGCGAATGGACGGTGTTCTGGCGCATCGTGGTGCCGCTGATCCGCCCCGCCCTCGCGGCGCTCGCGATCCTGGTGTTCACCTTCGTCTGGAACGACTATTTCTGGGCGCTGTGCCTGACGCAGGGCGACGACGCCGCGCCGATCACGGTGGGCGTGGCCGCGCTCAAGGGCCAGTGGACGACCTCGTGGAACCTCGTCTCGGCCGGCTCGATCCTCGCGGCGCTGCCGTCGGTGGCGACGTTCTTCCTGATGCAGAAGCACTTCGTGGCCGGGCTGACCTTCGGAGCGACCAAGGGGTGA
- a CDS encoding alpha/beta hydrolase produces the protein MSAKRIVMAGLGVAAGLYLAAAAGLYLMQDRLLLPSTPGTADPRGMPHPGERVERWQIRGAYAGYVVTPAGAAPRGTVIVYHGNEESAETKLPLADVFAHAGYRVVIAEYPGHGRRAGARTMRAALAASREALAQTLASWPGEVWLVGESLGAGMAARVVQGNEHALAGVALITPWDTLASVAHEQYPAFPVRWMLHDPFDSVAATAAYRGPLVIIGSQRDTLIPVAHAERLARAHPGSRLMLLPEANHDSWFDAMTAPRWQQVLHWLGAA, from the coding sequence ATGTCTGCCAAACGGATCGTCATGGCCGGCCTCGGGGTCGCCGCCGGCCTTTACCTGGCCGCGGCCGCCGGGCTGTACCTGATGCAGGACCGCCTGCTGCTGCCGTCGACGCCGGGCACGGCCGATCCGCGCGGCATGCCGCATCCTGGCGAGCGCGTCGAGCGCTGGCAGATCCGCGGCGCCTATGCCGGCTACGTCGTCACGCCGGCCGGGGCGGCGCCGCGCGGCACCGTGATCGTCTACCACGGCAACGAGGAGTCGGCGGAGACCAAGCTGCCGCTGGCGGACGTGTTCGCGCACGCCGGCTACCGCGTGGTGATCGCCGAATACCCGGGCCACGGCCGGCGTGCCGGAGCGCGCACCATGCGCGCCGCGCTGGCCGCCTCGCGCGAGGCGCTCGCGCAGACGCTGGCGAGCTGGCCCGGCGAGGTCTGGCTGGTGGGCGAATCACTCGGCGCGGGAATGGCCGCGCGGGTGGTGCAGGGCAACGAGCACGCGCTGGCCGGCGTCGCGCTGATCACGCCGTGGGACACGCTCGCCTCGGTGGCGCACGAGCAGTATCCAGCGTTTCCGGTGCGCTGGATGCTGCACGACCCGTTCGATTCGGTCGCGGCGACCGCCGCCTATCGCGGCCCGCTCGTGATCATCGGCTCGCAGCGCGACACGCTGATCCCGGTGGCGCACGCCGAACGTCTGGCGCGCGCGCATCCCGGCAGCCGCCTGATGCTGCTGCCGGAGGCGAACCACGACAGCTGGTTCGACGCAATGACGGCGCCGCGCTGGCAGCAGGTGCTGCACTGGCTGGGAGCGGCATGA
- a CDS encoding lipocalin family protein, whose translation MNRSLVRLAALTVAVSGAALLLNGCGLIGGKRGNAAVPQPARPVELDRYLGRWYEFARYENRFERGCDGVTADYARLPDGLIEVVNACARDANGAPRVSKGRAKPVPDSMGAKLKVSFFGPFYVGDYWVLDHADDYSWSIVGEPSGRFLWLLTREAHPSALLRQQLVARAAELGYDTSLLRMTAQ comes from the coding sequence ATGAATCGATCTCTGGTACGTCTCGCTGCATTGACCGTCGCCGTGTCCGGCGCCGCGCTGCTGCTCAACGGCTGCGGCCTGATCGGCGGCAAGCGCGGCAACGCGGCCGTACCACAACCGGCCAGGCCCGTCGAACTCGATCGCTATCTGGGGCGCTGGTACGAGTTCGCGCGCTACGAGAACCGTTTCGAGCGCGGTTGCGACGGCGTGACCGCCGACTACGCGCGGCTACCGGACGGCCTGATCGAGGTCGTCAACGCCTGCGCGCGCGATGCGAACGGCGCGCCGCGCGTCTCGAAGGGCCGTGCGAAGCCGGTGCCCGACAGCATGGGCGCGAAGCTGAAGGTGTCGTTCTTCGGCCCGTTCTATGTCGGCGACTACTGGGTGCTCGACCATGCGGACGACTACAGCTGGTCGATCGTCGGCGAACCGTCGGGGCGCTTTCTCTGGCTGCTGACGCGCGAGGCGCATCCGTCCGCGCTGCTGCGCCAGCAGCTCGTCGCGCGCGCGGCCGAACTCGGCTACGACACCTCGCTGCTGCGCATGACGGCGCAGTAG
- a CDS encoding DUF1328 domain-containing protein: MLKWALIFAVIAIVAGLFGFTGIAAGSAAIAKFLFGLFLVLCIVFLVIGMVVAKRVVK; the protein is encoded by the coding sequence ATGCTCAAATGGGCCTTGATTTTCGCGGTGATCGCCATCGTCGCCGGACTGTTCGGATTCACCGGCATCGCCGCCGGCTCGGCGGCAATCGCCAAGTTCCTGTTCGGCCTGTTCCTCGTGCTCTGCATCGTCTTCCTGGTGATCGGCATGGTGGTGGCCAAGCGCGTCGTCAAATAG
- a CDS encoding aldo/keto reductase: MQSVVIDSHQMNMPKLGLGTWPMVGEECTRAVALALELGYRHVDTAAAYNNEEAVGRALAESSVSRDDIYLTSKVWWDKLSPADMQQSLDNSRRSLRTDYLDLFLIHWPSKDWDLERTIDTLISFKERGYARNIGVANFPLPLLRQVVVEMGAPIAAHQVEYHVTLGQSKLLQFAIEHDIALVAYSPLARNRAAEIPEIRRIAEKHGVLPTQVALKWLLDQPNVAAIPKAASRVNQSSNLESFKVQLDDEDRALIAALPKNQRVVSPEFAPQWDPAE, translated from the coding sequence ATGCAAAGCGTCGTGATTGACTCTCACCAAATGAACATGCCTAAGCTGGGCTTGGGAACGTGGCCGATGGTGGGCGAGGAATGCACGCGGGCCGTTGCGCTGGCTCTGGAACTCGGCTATCGGCACGTCGATACCGCAGCGGCCTACAACAACGAGGAAGCAGTCGGTCGTGCGCTGGCCGAATCCAGTGTGTCGCGCGATGATATTTATCTGACCAGCAAGGTGTGGTGGGACAAACTATCCCCGGCGGATATGCAGCAATCGCTCGACAACTCGCGGCGGTCGTTGCGGACCGACTATTTGGATTTGTTCCTGATCCATTGGCCGAGCAAGGACTGGGATCTCGAACGCACGATCGACACGCTGATTTCGTTTAAGGAACGTGGGTACGCCCGTAACATAGGGGTGGCGAACTTCCCGTTGCCCTTGCTCCGCCAAGTGGTGGTGGAGATGGGCGCCCCGATCGCTGCGCATCAAGTGGAATACCATGTCACGCTTGGCCAGAGCAAGCTGCTGCAGTTCGCGATCGAGCATGATATTGCGCTGGTTGCCTATAGTCCGCTGGCGCGCAACCGGGCGGCCGAGATCCCGGAGATTCGTCGTATCGCAGAGAAGCACGGCGTGCTTCCGACTCAGGTGGCGCTCAAATGGCTGCTCGACCAGCCGAATGTCGCTGCCATTCCCAAGGCTGCCAGCCGTGTCAATCAGTCGAGCAATCTCGAATCCTTCAAGGTCCAGCTTGACGACGAGGACCGCGCGCTCATTGCTGCCCTTCCAAAAAATCAACGAGTGGTGAGCCCGGAATTCGCCCCCCAATGGGATCCGGCCGAATGA
- a CDS encoding FAD-dependent oxidoreductase, with translation MKKDPIVECDVLVVGSGAGGLSAAVTAAILGLRVMVVEKEDVFGGTTAWSGGWLWIPRNHLAVRAGIEEDIEVPRTYLRSELGGQFDEARVNAFLEHGPAMLDFFESHSSVRFVDGNAIPDFHVTPGAKTGGRSVCAMPFDGRQLGPLIDKLRQPLSVITLGGMGLMAGRDITHFYRATRSVRSALYVTRRLAQLAWHKLRYGRSMHLVNGNALIARLLKSAIDAGVDLNAGATVIDLITEKQRVAGAHLKIDGAVREVRALRGVVLACGGYPHDIERRKSTFFYTPSGLDHWSAAPRTNTGDGIRLGESVGGRFDDTLHAPAAWVPVSLVPQQNGAEDVVFPHLIDRAKPGVIAVSKAGERFVNEASPYYDFISALLEITPAGEDVHAWLICDHRFQRRYGLGFSKPFPFPIQPHLDSGYLLQAATLDELAVRCGIEPRALVRTIQTYNAHARDGADPQFHRGSTPFNRAQGDSLHAPNPCVAPIERAPFYAVKLLPGSLGTFQGLQTDAQSRVLDGNHRVIPGLYAAGNDSASVMGGFYPSGGITLGPAMTFGYLAGRSLAGERERASRIAENEIEVAR, from the coding sequence ATGAAAAAGGACCCGATTGTAGAATGTGACGTGCTGGTCGTTGGCTCTGGAGCGGGAGGTCTGTCCGCAGCCGTGACGGCGGCGATTTTGGGCCTGCGTGTCATGGTTGTGGAAAAAGAAGACGTTTTCGGCGGCACCACGGCGTGGTCCGGCGGGTGGCTGTGGATTCCACGCAATCATCTGGCTGTTCGTGCCGGTATTGAAGAAGACATCGAGGTGCCCCGTACCTACCTGCGCAGCGAACTGGGCGGCCAGTTCGACGAGGCCAGAGTCAATGCGTTCCTTGAACACGGCCCTGCGATGCTGGATTTTTTCGAGAGCCATTCCTCGGTGCGTTTTGTCGATGGCAACGCCATTCCGGATTTTCACGTGACGCCTGGCGCGAAGACCGGCGGGCGCTCCGTCTGCGCGATGCCGTTCGACGGACGGCAGCTCGGCCCATTGATCGACAAGCTGCGCCAGCCCTTGTCGGTTATCACCCTCGGCGGGATGGGGCTGATGGCCGGACGCGATATCACGCATTTCTACCGGGCGACGCGGTCGGTGCGCTCGGCGCTGTACGTGACGCGCCGTCTCGCTCAGCTTGCATGGCACAAGCTGCGGTATGGGCGTTCGATGCACCTGGTAAACGGCAACGCGCTGATTGCCCGCCTGTTGAAGTCCGCCATCGATGCCGGTGTCGATTTGAATGCGGGTGCAACCGTAATTGATCTCATAACGGAAAAGCAGCGGGTGGCGGGCGCACATCTGAAGATCGACGGCGCAGTGCGCGAGGTACGGGCTTTGCGCGGTGTGGTCCTGGCATGTGGTGGGTATCCGCACGATATCGAACGGCGGAAAAGCACTTTTTTCTATACGCCGAGCGGGCTTGACCATTGGTCTGCCGCGCCGCGAACCAATACCGGAGACGGCATTCGCCTCGGTGAATCTGTCGGTGGCCGCTTTGACGACACGCTGCACGCACCGGCGGCATGGGTGCCGGTCTCGCTGGTTCCGCAACAAAATGGCGCCGAGGATGTGGTGTTCCCACATCTGATAGACCGAGCAAAGCCGGGGGTGATAGCCGTCAGCAAGGCCGGCGAACGTTTCGTCAATGAAGCCTCGCCGTATTACGATTTTATTTCGGCGCTGCTCGAGATAACGCCGGCGGGCGAGGACGTCCATGCGTGGCTCATCTGCGATCACCGCTTCCAGCGGCGTTACGGCCTGGGCTTCTCAAAGCCATTTCCCTTTCCGATTCAACCGCATCTGGACTCCGGCTACCTGCTGCAGGCGGCGACCCTCGATGAACTTGCGGTGCGATGCGGTATTGAACCGCGGGCGCTCGTCAGGACGATACAGACCTACAACGCCCACGCGAGGGACGGCGCCGATCCGCAGTTTCATCGAGGATCGACGCCCTTCAATCGCGCCCAGGGCGACTCGCTACACGCGCCCAATCCTTGTGTCGCGCCTATCGAAAGGGCGCCTTTCTATGCCGTGAAATTGCTGCCTGGCAGCCTCGGCACCTTCCAGGGACTGCAGACCGATGCGCAATCCCGGGTCTTGGACGGCAATCATCGCGTCATTCCCGGCTTATATGCGGCCGGCAACGATAGTGCAAGCGTGATGGGCGGATTTTATCCGAGCGGCGGCATCACGCTTGGCCCGGCGATGACGTTTGGCTACCTCGCGGGCCGCTCGCTAGCGGGGGAACGGGAGCGCGCGAGCCGTATTGCAGAAAATGAAATTGAAGTGGCGCGGTGA
- a CDS encoding sugar phosphate isomerase/epimerase family protein codes for MNNAYSIAHLTALGLNPPQLIEAASNAGAQYVGLRLNRTTPDEPLYDLINDRALMRETKARLAATGIKVWDIEAARMDPLRDHLHYQDFLEAGAELGAKYVLTQLPDWDRSRAVDRFGAFCDMAKPLNLNVSLEFVSWTDTPNLVEAARVLREVNRQNATMLVDLLHFDRSYSSLELLATLPRDWFKWAHVCDAPADHPVSLAQAIYTARCERRLPGEGGLDVKGILDCLPADIVYALEIPGEPTVEKIGYSEYIRRSVETTQRHLDEISVE; via the coding sequence ATGAATAATGCCTATTCGATTGCGCATCTGACAGCTTTAGGACTCAATCCCCCTCAGCTCATCGAGGCGGCGAGCAACGCAGGCGCCCAGTATGTAGGGCTGCGGCTCAACCGCACCACGCCCGACGAGCCACTCTACGATTTGATCAACGATCGGGCCCTGATGCGGGAAACCAAGGCCCGACTGGCCGCGACCGGCATCAAAGTATGGGATATCGAAGCGGCTCGCATGGACCCACTTCGCGATCATCTCCACTATCAGGATTTTCTCGAGGCCGGTGCAGAGCTGGGAGCGAAATACGTGCTGACCCAGTTGCCGGATTGGGACCGAAGCCGCGCCGTCGACAGGTTTGGCGCTTTTTGCGACATGGCGAAGCCGTTGAATCTCAATGTCAGCCTCGAATTTGTTTCCTGGACCGACACGCCGAATCTGGTCGAGGCGGCTCGCGTGCTGCGCGAGGTGAATCGCCAGAACGCCACCATGTTGGTCGATCTGTTGCACTTTGACCGATCCTACTCGAGTCTCGAGTTGCTCGCGACGCTGCCACGCGATTGGTTCAAATGGGCGCATGTGTGCGATGCGCCTGCCGATCATCCTGTCAGTCTGGCTCAAGCGATTTACACGGCGCGCTGCGAACGACGCTTGCCGGGGGAGGGGGGGCTCGACGTCAAGGGAATTCTTGATTGCCTGCCCGCTGATATCGTCTACGCGCTTGAAATCCCCGGCGAACCGACGGTAGAGAAAATTGGATACTCGGAATATATCCGGCGGTCAGTAGAAACCACTCAGCGGCATTTGGATGAAATATCGGTTGAGTAA
- the rarD gene encoding EamA family transporter RarD — MNIGILYAFLAFFLWGLFPIYFKALHAISPLEILSHRMAWSLVFIAILLTVRRNWNWLPISLREPRTVLRFASCATLLSANWGIYIWAVNSGRVVEASLGYFINPLANVLLGFVFLHERLRQWQWVAVATATVGVLWLTWQNGAPPWVSLVLGLTFGSYGLLRKTAQLGALEGLALETLLLFPVVFLYLLWLAAHGESGFVAAPIGIKLLLAAAGPVSAIPLLLFAAGARRIPLSLLGIVQYVTPTIQLLLGVLVYRETFGLVKLVGYGAIWAALVIYAAEGVWRARGAVPSAPRST, encoded by the coding sequence ATGAACATCGGCATTCTTTATGCATTTCTCGCCTTCTTTCTTTGGGGGCTTTTTCCTATCTACTTCAAGGCGCTGCATGCGATTTCGCCGCTCGAAATACTTTCACATCGAATGGCGTGGTCGCTGGTGTTCATTGCCATCCTGTTGACGGTTCGGCGAAACTGGAACTGGCTGCCCATTTCCCTGCGTGAACCGCGCACCGTCCTACGCTTTGCGTCGTGCGCTACCTTGCTATCCGCCAACTGGGGGATCTATATCTGGGCAGTCAATTCGGGGCGAGTCGTGGAGGCCAGCCTCGGCTATTTCATCAACCCCTTGGCGAACGTATTACTGGGTTTCGTGTTTTTGCATGAGCGGCTGCGGCAGTGGCAATGGGTAGCCGTGGCCACCGCAACTGTCGGCGTGCTGTGGCTGACTTGGCAGAACGGTGCGCCCCCGTGGGTGAGTCTCGTGCTCGGCTTAACCTTCGGCAGCTACGGACTGCTACGTAAAACCGCGCAACTCGGTGCACTGGAAGGACTCGCGCTCGAGACGCTATTGCTGTTCCCCGTCGTCTTCCTATATCTGTTGTGGCTGGCAGCCCATGGCGAATCGGGCTTCGTCGCGGCACCGATCGGGATCAAGCTGCTGCTCGCGGCAGCAGGCCCGGTGAGCGCCATACCGCTGCTGCTGTTTGCGGCCGGCGCCCGGCGCATCCCCTTGTCGCTGTTGGGTATCGTGCAGTACGTTACCCCCACCATCCAGCTGCTGCTTGGCGTATTGGTCTACCGGGAGACGTTCGGCCTGGTGAAACTGGTCGGCTATGGTGCAATCTGGGCGGCGCTTGTCATCTATGCCGCCGAGGGCGTGTGGCGGGCCCGCGGAGCAGTACCCTCCGCGCCCCGCTCGACATGA
- the araH gene encoding L-arabinose ABC transporter permease AraH — protein sequence MNQAMQPKGTPSANEAAAPITPARARAWDMINKSGIVVVFVVLFAVLSATVPDFLTTRNIQGLLLSVTLIGSIAVTMMFVLALGEVDLSVASIVAFSGVVASTVITASHSVLLGVAAGVLAGGAVGLVNGVLIARFRINSLIATLAMMEAVRGLAFLTSNGDAVMISEERFFDLGSGSFLGISFPIWSNIVGFVVFGFLLKKTVFGKNVLAVGGNSEAALLAGLSVTRIKITVFVLQGLVTGFAGVMLASRMSLGDPKTSVGLELGVISACVLGGVSLTGGVATIAGVLVGVLIMGAVQDAMSLVNVPTFYQYLIRGGILLLAVLFDQFRRSKRAV from the coding sequence ATGAATCAAGCCATGCAGCCAAAGGGTACGCCCTCCGCCAACGAGGCCGCCGCGCCGATCACGCCCGCGCGTGCGCGGGCGTGGGACATGATCAACAAGTCGGGCATCGTGGTGGTGTTCGTGGTGCTGTTCGCCGTGCTCTCGGCGACCGTGCCCGACTTCCTCACGACCCGCAACATCCAGGGCCTGCTGCTGTCGGTCACGCTGATCGGCTCGATCGCCGTGACCATGATGTTCGTGCTCGCGCTCGGCGAGGTGGACCTCTCGGTGGCCTCGATCGTCGCGTTCTCGGGCGTGGTGGCCTCCACCGTGATCACCGCCTCGCACAGCGTGCTGCTCGGCGTGGCCGCCGGCGTGCTGGCGGGCGGCGCCGTGGGCCTCGTCAACGGCGTGCTGATCGCGCGGTTCCGCATCAACTCGCTGATCGCCACGCTGGCCATGATGGAGGCGGTGCGCGGGCTCGCGTTCCTGACCTCGAACGGCGACGCGGTGATGATCTCCGAGGAGCGCTTCTTCGACCTCGGCAGCGGCTCGTTCCTCGGCATCTCGTTCCCGATCTGGAGCAACATCGTCGGCTTCGTGGTGTTCGGCTTCCTGCTCAAGAAGACCGTGTTCGGCAAGAACGTGCTGGCCGTGGGCGGCAACAGCGAGGCCGCGCTGCTCGCGGGGCTGTCGGTCACGCGCATCAAGATCACGGTGTTCGTGCTGCAGGGGCTCGTCACGGGCTTCGCCGGCGTGATGCTGGCCTCGCGCATGAGCCTCGGCGATCCGAAGACCTCGGTGGGGCTGGAACTGGGCGTGATTTCGGCCTGCGTGCTCGGCGGCGTGTCGCTGACGGGCGGCGTGGCCACCATCGCCGGCGTGCTGGTGGGCGTGCTGATCATGGGCGCCGTGCAGGACGCGATGAGCCTCGTGAACGTGCCGACCTTCTACCAGTACCTGATTCGCGGCGGCATCCTGCTGCTGGCCGTGCTGTTCGACCAGTTCCGGCGCAGCAAGCGGGCCGTGTGA